The following coding sequences lie in one Spinacia oleracea cultivar Varoflay chromosome 1, BTI_SOV_V1, whole genome shotgun sequence genomic window:
- the LOC110803205 gene encoding elongation factor 1-alpha produces MGKEKIHISLVVIGHVDSGKSTTTGHLIYKLGGIDKRVIERFEKEAAEMNKRSFKYAWVLDKLKAERERGITIDIALWKFETNKYYCTVIDAPGHRDFIKNMITGTSQADCAILIIDSTTGGFEAGISKDGQTREHALLAFTLGVKQMICCCNKMDATTPKYSKGRYEEIVKEVSSYLKKVGYNPDKIAFVPISGFEGDNMIERSTNLDWYKGPTLLEALDLINEPKRPSDKPLRLPLQDVYKIGGIGTVPVGRVETGVLKPGMLVTFGPTGLTTEVKSVEMHHESLPEALPGDNVGFNVKNVAVKDIKRGYVASDSKNDPAKEAANFIAQVIIMNHPGQIGNGYAPVLDCHTSHIAVKFAELVTKIDRRSGKELEKEPKFLKNGDAGMVKMIPTKPMVVETFSQYPPLGRFAVRDMRQTVAVGVIKSVEKKDPTGAKVTKAALKKK; encoded by the exons ATGGGTAAGGAAAAGATTCATATCAGTTTGGTGGTCATTGGTCATGTCGATTCTGGAAAGTCAACCACTACTGGTCACTTGATCTACAAGCTTGGAGGTATTGACAAGCGTGTGATTGAGAGGTTTGAGAAGGAAGCTGCTGAGATGAACAAAAGGTCCTTCAAGTATGCATGGGTTCTTGACAAACTAAAGGCTGAGCGTGAACGTGGTATTACCATTGATATTGCCTTGTGGAAGTTTGAGACCAACAAGTACTACTGCACTGTGATTGATGCCCCAGGACACAGAGACTTTATCAAGAACATGATTACTGGTACCTCTCAGGCTGATTGTGCTATCCTCATTATTGACTCCACCACTGGAGGTTTTGAGGCTGGTATCTCTAAGGATGGTCAGACCCGTGAGCATGCTCTTCTTGCCTTCACCCTTGGTGTCAAGCAGATGATCTGTTGTTGTAACAAG ATGGATGCCACCACTCCCAAATACTCAAAGGGAAGGTACGAGGAAATTGTCAAGGAAGTTTCCTCATACCTGAAGAAGGTTGGTTACAACCCAGACAAAATCGCCTTCGTTCCCATTTCCGGGTTTGAGGGTGACAACATGATTGAGAGGTCAACCAACCTTGACTGGTACAAGGGACCAACCCTTCTTGAGGCTCTTGACTTGATCAACGAGCCAAAGAGGCCCTCAGACAAGCCCCTTCGTCTTCCGCTTCAGGATGTTTACAAGATTGGAGGTATTGGAACTGTGCCAGTGGGACGTGTTGAAACTGGTGTGTTGAAGCCTGGTATGCTTGTTACCTTCGGTCCTACTGGATTGACCACTGAAGTTAAGTCAGTTGAGATGCACCACGAGTCCCTTCCAGAGGCTCTTCCTGGTGACAATGTTGGTTTCAATGTCAAGAATGTTGCTGTCAAGGATATCAAGCGTGGATACGTTGCATCTGACTCCAAGAATGACCCTGCTAAGGAGGCAGCCAACTTCATTGCTCAGGTCATCATCATGAACCACCCTGGTCAGATTGGAAACGGATACGCCCCAGTGTTGGACTGTCACACCTCTCACATTGCTGTCAAGTTCGCCGAACTTGTGACCAAGATTGACAGGCGTTCTGGAAAGGAGCTTGAGAAGGAGCCCAAGTTTTTGAAGAATGGTGATGCTGGTATGGTAAAGATGATTCCCACCAAGCCAATGGTGGTGGAGACATTCTCACAGTACCCACCCCTTGGTCGTTTTGCTGTGAGGGACATGAGACAAACCGTTGCTGTTGGTGTCATCAAGAGTGTCGAGAAGAAGGACCCAACTGGAGCCAAGGTCACCAAGGCTGCCCTCAAGAAGAAGTGA